The Cydia pomonella isolate Wapato2018A chromosome 17, ilCydPomo1, whole genome shotgun sequence genome includes a window with the following:
- the LOC133527126 gene encoding uncharacterized protein LOC133527126, whose amino-acid sequence MSDEYRLECGVRQGGLSSPILFNLYVNQLIEELSSMHVGCHIDGVSINNISYADDMVLLGPSINAIRQLVNKCENYAEQHGLRYNSKKSEVMIFKSNKYNPTVVPPVMLGGVPLKVADQFKYLGHIVTPDLRDDADIERERRALSVRGNMIARRFARCTKEVKITLFKAYCQTFYTSSLWVSHTQRTYNTLRVLYNNIFRMLMKLPRRSSASAMFAEARTDGFHAVRRKRVASLLNRVRGSSNTILSMFAERLNCPMTKHWVEIITGQTK is encoded by the coding sequence ATGTCCGACGAATATAGGCTTGAGTGTGGTGTCAGGCAAGGGGGGTTGTCGTCGCCTATTCTGTTCAACCTTTATGTAAACCAGTTGATCGAGGAACTCAGCAGCATGCATGTAGGATGTCATATTGACGGTGTCAGTATCAATAATATTAGCTATGCtgatgacatggtgctgctggGACCCTCCATCAACGCAATTAGGCAACTGGTTAACAAATGTGAGAATTATGCCGAACAACATGGCTTGAGGTACAACTCTAAAAAGAGTGAAGTTATGATATTTAAATCGAATAAATATAACCCGACAGTTGTGCCTCCGGTAATGTTGGGCGGCGTTCCACTAAAGGTAGCGGACCAGTTTAAATATCTAGGGCACATAGTCACGCCGGACTTGCGAGACGATGCGGATATAGAGAGGGAGAGGAGGGCCTTGTCTGTGCGAGGTAACATGATTGCCCGCAGGTTCGCTCGGTGTACGAAGGAAGtaaaaatcacattatttaAGGCTTATTGCCAAACCTTCTACACCAGCAGCCTGTGGGTGAGTCATACGCAGCGCACATACAATACGCTCAGGGTtctatataataacatattcaGGATGCTGATGAAGCTGCCGCGACGTTCCAGTGCGTCGGCTATGTTCGCAGAGGCGCGCACTGATGGCTTTCACGCCGTCAGAAGGAAGAGAGTAGCGTCACTGCTGAACAGAGTACGCGGCAGCTCCAACACCATCCTGAGCATGTTCGCTGAGCGCTTGAACTGCCCCATGACAAAACACTGGGTAGAAATCATCACTGGCCAAACAAAGTGA